Proteins from a genomic interval of Rhodothermus marinus:
- the lepA gene encoding translation elongation factor 4: MASYRDRIRNFCIIAHIDHGKSTLADRLLELTGTLSERELKDQVLDSMDLERERGITIKSHAIRMKYRARDGEEYILNLIDTPGHVDFTYEVSRALKACEGAILVVDASQGIEAQTISNLYLALGHDLEIIPVLNKVDLPNARPDEVAQSIEELIGEPAEDILRISAKTGEGVPELLERIVQRIPPPKGDPEAPLRALVFDSVFDTYRGAVVYVRVFEGTLKTGERIRFMSNGREYVAEEIGILRLERQPVEMLRAGEVGYVIGSIKDIRSARVGDTITHAHRPASEPIPGFRQVKPMVFSGVFPTNPEQYEELRASLEKLQLNDASLTFTPETSAALGFGFRIGFLGLLHMEIVQERLEREFGLDIITTVPNVEYQVVLRSGEVITVDNPSEMPDAGKIAEIREPYVRADIITPTEYIGPLMQLCQDRRGVYRNQVYLDRTRVNLQYELPLAEIIFDFYDKLKSVSRGYASFDYEILDYRPSDLVRLDILINGEPVDALSTIVHRSKAYEVGRKLTQKLRELIPRQLFDVAIQAAIGSRVIARETIKALRKDVTAKCYGGDVTRKRKLLERQKEGKKRMKQVGRVEVPQEAFLAVLSVGD; this comes from the coding sequence ATGGCTTCGTATCGCGACCGGATTCGAAATTTCTGTATCATTGCCCATATCGACCACGGCAAGAGCACGCTGGCCGATCGGCTCCTTGAATTGACCGGCACGCTCTCGGAGCGGGAGCTGAAGGACCAGGTGCTCGACAGCATGGATCTGGAGCGCGAGCGCGGGATCACGATCAAAAGCCATGCGATCCGCATGAAGTACCGCGCGCGCGACGGGGAGGAGTACATCCTGAATCTGATCGATACGCCCGGACACGTCGATTTTACCTACGAGGTGTCGCGGGCGCTCAAGGCCTGTGAAGGGGCCATCCTGGTGGTCGATGCCTCCCAGGGTATCGAAGCCCAGACCATCTCGAACCTGTACCTGGCGCTCGGGCACGACCTGGAGATCATTCCGGTGCTGAACAAGGTCGATCTACCCAACGCCCGACCCGACGAGGTGGCGCAGTCGATCGAAGAGCTGATCGGCGAGCCGGCCGAGGACATTCTGCGCATCAGCGCGAAGACGGGCGAGGGCGTGCCCGAGCTGCTGGAGCGCATCGTGCAGCGCATTCCGCCGCCCAAGGGCGACCCGGAGGCGCCGCTGCGGGCGCTCGTGTTCGACTCGGTCTTCGACACCTACCGCGGGGCCGTCGTCTACGTGCGCGTCTTCGAAGGCACGCTGAAGACCGGCGAGCGCATCCGCTTCATGTCGAACGGCCGCGAGTACGTGGCCGAAGAGATCGGCATTCTGCGGCTGGAGCGGCAACCGGTGGAAATGCTCCGGGCCGGCGAGGTGGGCTACGTGATCGGCTCGATCAAAGACATCCGTTCGGCCCGCGTGGGCGATACGATCACGCACGCGCACCGTCCGGCCAGCGAGCCGATTCCGGGCTTCCGACAGGTCAAGCCCATGGTCTTCAGCGGCGTCTTTCCAACCAATCCGGAGCAGTACGAGGAGCTGCGGGCATCGCTGGAAAAACTTCAGCTGAACGACGCCTCGCTGACCTTTACGCCCGAGACGTCGGCTGCGCTGGGCTTCGGCTTCCGCATCGGCTTTCTGGGGCTGCTGCACATGGAGATCGTCCAGGAGCGCCTTGAGCGCGAGTTCGGCCTGGACATCATCACCACCGTGCCGAACGTCGAATATCAAGTGGTGCTGCGCTCCGGCGAGGTGATCACGGTGGACAACCCCAGCGAGATGCCCGACGCCGGCAAAATCGCCGAGATCCGGGAGCCTTACGTGCGGGCCGACATCATCACACCCACCGAGTACATCGGCCCGCTGATGCAGCTCTGTCAGGATCGGCGCGGCGTCTATCGCAACCAGGTGTATCTGGATCGCACGCGCGTCAACCTGCAGTACGAGCTACCGCTGGCCGAGATCATCTTCGACTTTTACGACAAGCTCAAAAGCGTCAGCCGCGGCTACGCGTCGTTCGACTACGAGATCCTGGACTACCGGCCCAGCGATCTGGTGCGGCTGGACATTCTGATCAACGGCGAGCCGGTCGATGCGCTTTCGACGATCGTGCACCGGAGCAAGGCCTACGAGGTGGGGCGGAAGCTGACGCAGAAGCTGCGCGAGCTGATTCCGCGGCAGCTTTTCGACGTGGCGATCCAGGCGGCCATCGGTTCCCGCGTGATCGCCCGTGAGACGATCAAGGCGCTCCGCAAGGACGTGACGGCCAAATGCTACGGCGGCGACGTCACCCGGAAGCGCAAGCTGCTGGAGCGCCAGAAGGAAGGCAAGAAGCGCATGAAGCAGGTGGGGCGCGTCGAGGTGCCCCAGGAGGCCTTTCTGGCCGTACTTTCGGTGGGAGACTGA
- the lepB gene encoding signal peptidase I, producing MAATHPESTTQRTRKRRGRVDTPSAPSADGQARPPKSKLREWVEALVFALVVMLVVRTFLFDLFRIPTPSMEKTLLVGDYLFVSKLHYGVRTPISLGIPFTKIYVPGLTLPHTRLPGFTEIERGDVIVFNYPPEDLPIDRKTHYIKRVVGLPGDTLWIQNKVVYVNGEPQSLRPTMQQYWRVIKSDPRIMLPEVRLAELGIEEVQPTPDPRQVLIMATPGAAEAIAQWPYVERVEPLVIPRGGTYSDLMYPPGMGYSPDNYGPVVIPAQGLNVTLTEENWPYLEPVIRRYEGHTTGRQQDGTFLIDGRPATTYTFRQDYYFVMGDNRDNSEDSRFWGFVPMDHVVGKALFIYFSWDGRHHLPRLNRLFKPIR from the coding sequence TTGGCAGCCACGCATCCCGAATCGACCACGCAGCGCACCCGGAAGCGTCGGGGCCGCGTCGATACGCCGAGCGCGCCTTCGGCCGATGGGCAGGCCCGCCCTCCCAAAAGCAAGCTCCGCGAGTGGGTCGAGGCGCTGGTCTTTGCCCTGGTGGTCATGCTGGTGGTGCGCACGTTTCTGTTCGATCTCTTCCGCATTCCCACGCCTTCCATGGAGAAAACCCTCCTGGTGGGCGACTACCTGTTCGTCTCCAAGCTGCACTACGGCGTGCGCACGCCCATCTCGCTGGGCATCCCGTTCACCAAAATCTACGTGCCGGGCCTCACGCTGCCGCACACGCGGCTTCCAGGTTTTACCGAGATCGAGCGGGGCGATGTGATCGTGTTCAACTATCCACCGGAGGACCTGCCGATCGATCGCAAGACGCACTACATCAAGCGCGTGGTGGGATTGCCAGGCGATACGCTCTGGATTCAGAACAAGGTGGTCTACGTCAACGGCGAGCCGCAGTCGCTGCGGCCCACCATGCAGCAGTACTGGCGGGTCATCAAAAGCGATCCGCGCATCATGCTTCCAGAGGTGCGCCTGGCCGAGCTGGGCATCGAGGAGGTGCAGCCCACGCCGGACCCCCGGCAGGTGCTCATCATGGCCACGCCCGGAGCGGCCGAGGCCATCGCCCAGTGGCCCTACGTGGAGCGCGTGGAGCCGCTGGTGATTCCGCGCGGCGGCACCTACAGCGACCTGATGTATCCACCGGGGATGGGCTACTCGCCGGATAACTACGGGCCGGTGGTCATTCCGGCGCAGGGATTGAACGTCACGCTGACGGAGGAGAACTGGCCCTATCTGGAGCCCGTGATCCGGCGCTACGAGGGGCACACGACCGGTCGCCAACAGGACGGCACGTTCCTGATCGACGGCCGCCCGGCCACCACCTACACGTTCCGACAGGATTACTACTTTGTCATGGGCGACAACCGGGACAATTCCGAAGACAGCCGCTTCTGGGGATTCGTCCCGATGGACCACGTGGTAGGAAAAGCGCTGTTCATTTACTTCTCCTGGGACGGTCGGCATCATCTACCGCGTCTGAACCGGCTCTTCAAACCGATCCGCTGA
- the lspA gene encoding signal peptidase II yields MRMLWVTLLVVLVDQLTKVLVVQTMYPGQSIPVIDDWLKLTYTENPGMAFGLSFGPPGTVAVLAIVATVLIAWYLYRIRDGYAPYRASLAVILGGALGNIIDRLFYGLLYGYAGFFHGRVVDFIHVDLWRGYLPEFIPFIGGAYVALFPIWNVADMAIVIGVVGLLLFQKEFHRRQQAAVMAATASEQPVEES; encoded by the coding sequence ATGCGCATGCTCTGGGTCACGCTGCTGGTGGTACTGGTGGACCAGCTCACGAAAGTGCTGGTGGTCCAGACCATGTACCCCGGCCAGTCCATTCCTGTGATCGACGACTGGCTCAAGCTCACCTACACGGAGAATCCCGGCATGGCTTTCGGACTGTCGTTCGGACCGCCGGGAACCGTGGCGGTGCTGGCCATCGTGGCCACGGTGCTGATCGCCTGGTACCTTTACCGCATTCGAGACGGCTACGCCCCGTACCGGGCCAGTCTGGCCGTGATCCTGGGCGGGGCGCTGGGCAACATCATCGATCGCCTCTTTTATGGCTTGCTGTACGGCTACGCCGGGTTTTTCCACGGGCGCGTGGTCGATTTCATCCACGTGGATCTCTGGCGTGGCTACCTGCCTGAGTTCATCCCTTTCATCGGCGGGGCCTACGTGGCCCTTTTCCCCATCTGGAACGTGGCCGACATGGCCATCGTGATCGGCGTGGTGGGCCTGCTGCTCTTCCAGAAAGAGTTCCATCGCCGCCAGCAGGCGGCCGTTATGGCGGCAACCGCCTCGGAACAGCCCGTCGAGGAATCCTGA